CGCCCGCAGCCGGATCGGCATGGTCTTCCAGCACTTCAACCTGTTGTCCTCGCGCACCGTCCAGGACAACGTCGAACTTCCCCTGGAGATCCTGGGGCACTCCGGCGCCGACCGCTCCCGGCGGGCCCTGGAACTCCTCGACCTGGTCGGCCTCGCCGACAAGGCCAAGTCCTACCCCGGCCAGCTCTCCGGCGGCCAGAAGCAGCGCGTCGGCATCGCCCGCGCCCTCGCGGGCGAGCCCAAGGTGCTCCTCTCCGACGAGGCGACCAGCGCGCTCGACCCCGAGACCACCCGCTCCATCCTCCAGCTCCTGCGCGACCTCAATGAGCGGCTGGGCCTGACCGTCCTGCTCATCACGCACGAGATGGACGTCGTCAAGACCGTCTGCGACTCCGCCGCCCTGATGGAGCGCGGCCGGATCGTCGAGTCCGGCACCGTGAGCGAACTGCTCGCCACCCCCGGCTCCGAACTGGCCGCCGCGCTCTTCCCGGTGAGCGGCGACGCCTCCGCGTCCGATCGCACGGTCGTGGACGTCACCTTCCACGGGGACGCCGCCACCCAGCCGGTCATCTCGCAGCTCTCCCGTACGTACAACATCGACATCTCGATCCTGGGCGCGGCCATGGACACCGTCGGCGGCAAGCAGGTCGGCCGGATGCGGATCGAACTGCCCGGCCGGTTCGAGGAGAACGTCGTCCCCATCGGCTTCCTGCGGGAACGGGGTCTCCAGGTAGAGGTGGCCGCGACCACCGCCGAGGAAGGTGCCAAGTGACCTGGTCCGAGATGTGGCCGCTGCTGGAGCAGGCGTGTTGGGACACGCTCTACATGGTCGGCTGGTCCACCGCGATCGCCGTCGTCGCCGGGCTGCCGCTGGGCATCCTGCTGGTCCTCACCGACCGGGGCGGACTGCTGGGCAACGTCGTGGTGAACAAGGTGCTGGGCGAGATCGTCAACGTCACCCGGTCGATGCCGTTCATCATCCTCATGGTCGCCCTGTTCCCCTTCACCAAGGCCATCGCCGGCACCACCATCGGCCGTGAGGGCGCGATCGTGCCGCTCGCCATCGGCGCCATCCCGTTCTTCGCCCGGCTGGTCGAGACCTCCGTCCGCGAGGTCGACCACGGCCTGGTGGAGGCCGTGCAGTCGATGGGCGGCAGCACCTGGACCGTCGTCCGCAAGGTGCTCGTCCCCGAGTCGCTGCCCTCGCTGATCGCCGGGGCCACGACCACCGTCATCGCCCTGATCGGCTACTCCGCGATGGCGGGCGCCGTCGGCGCGGGCGGACTCGGCGACATCGCCATCCGCTACGGCTATATGCGCTTCGAGACCGAGCTGATGTGGATCACGGTGGCGATCCTCGCCGTCGTCATCTCCCTCATCCAGCTCGCCGGGGACCTCACGGCCCGGCGCCTGTACGGGCGGGGACGGGGCGGACCCGCCCCCAAGCTGCGGCTGCTGCGCAACGCCAAGCCCCTGCTGACCCCCGCCGAGGCCACCGCGGAACCCGCGGCGGAGCCCACCAGGATTTCCTGACCCGGCCCCTCCGGGGCCGTACCACCCGCACCACCATGGAGAAAGGCACTTTTCGTGCGTAACACCACCAAGATCACCGCTGCTGTCCTCGCCGCCGGGGCCCTCACCCTCGGACTCACCGGCTGCTCGTCCGCGGACGACGAGAACCTCGTCGTCGCCGCCACCTCCGTCCCCCACGCCGAGATCCTCGGCTTCGTCAAGGACGAGCTGGCCGCGAAGGAAGACCTCAAGCTGGAGGTCAAGGAGTTCACGGACTACACCACCATCAACACGGCCACCCAGGACGGCCAGGTCGACGCCAACTTCTTCCAGCACAAGCCCTACCTGGACGACTTCAACAAGAAGAACAAGACGACGATCGTCCCCCTCGTCACCGTCCACCTGGAGCCGCTGGGCCTCTTCTCGAAGAAGGCCGACAGCATCGCCGACCTCAAGGACGGCGCCACCGTCGCCGTCCCCAACGACACCACCAACGAGGCGCGCGCCCTGCGGCTCCTGGAGCAGAACGGGCTCATCAAGCTGAAGCCCGGCACCGGTGCCGAGGCGACCCCCAAGGACATCGCCGAGAACCCGAAGAACCTGAAGATCAAGGAAGTCGAGGCCGCCCAGACCCCGCGCGTCCTCGGCGAGGTCGACGCCGCCGTCATCAACGGCAACTACGCCGTCGAGGCCAAGCTGAGCCCCAAGAAGGATTCCATCGCCCTGGAGTCCGCCGAGAACAACCCCTACGGCAACTTCCTCGCCGTCAAGAAGGGCGACGAGAACGACGAGCAGGTCAAGAAGCTCGCCAAGCTGCTCTCCTCGCCCGAGGTGAAGAAGTTCATCGAGGACACGTACGACGGCTCCGTCATCCCGGCGGTCTGAACCCCGCCCGGCGGCCCCACCCGGGCCCGGACCGGGTGAGCCCGGTCACCGGGACGGTGCCCCGCACCCCCTTCGAGGGGCGTGCGGGGCCCGCCGCTTTCCGCCCGGCACACAAGTGCGGGACCCTGTGGTGCAGTTCGAGCAGCCCATGCTGCATGCTGGGCTTTTCGGCAGGCCCACGGTTCTACGGGCACGGCAGGCCCCTGGCTACGGAGCGGCGCATGACTCTCACCTTCCCGGACGTGTCCATCAGCACGGAGCGGTTGGTGCTGCGCCCCTTCGAGGAGGCCGACATCCCGGCCTACACCGAGATGATGAACGACGAGCAGATCACCGCCTGGACCACGGCGCCCCACCCCTACACCACCGCCGACGCCGAACGGTGGGTCCGGGGGGCCGCCCCCGCCCGGCGTTCCGGCGGCCGGGGCATCGCGCTCGCCGTCACCGAGTTCCTCACCCAGCGGCTCGTCGGCGCCGTCCAGCTCCGTGACACCGACTGGCGCACCCGCGCCACCGAGGCCGCCTATGTCACCGCCCCCTGGGCGCGCGGCGAGGGCTACGCCACCGAGGCCCTGCTCGCCACCGCGAAATGGCTCTTCCGCGACCAGGGCTTCGAACGCCTGGAACTGCGCACCCCCGCCGACAACACCGCGGGCCAGCAGGTCGCCCAGAAGACCGGGGCGATCAGCGAGGGCGTCCTGCGCAACGCCTGGATAGCCCGGACCAGGACCGAGGACGGCGGCTGGACGGCCATCCGCACCGATCTGATCGTGTGGAGCCTGCTCCCCGAGGATCTGGAGGGCGGCGCCGAGGACCTGGCGGACTTCGGCTACGCCTCCTTCACCGAGCTGAGCTGAGCCGAGCCGAGCTGAACGAAGCGGAACGGAACCGGGCAGGGCGGGCCAGGGCGGGGCGGGTGAGCACGGTCCGCTGCCGCCGGGGCCGGGCCGTGTCGTCGCTGCCCCCCTTCCCCTTCCCTTCTCTTCCCTTCCCACCGAAACGGTCCCCAGGGCCCCCGCGCCAGGTAGTCTCACCCTGCCCGCCCGCCATATGGGCACGTACCGCCTGAACCGACCCCAGGGAGACATACGACGATGGCCGACCGCGTCACGGTGATCGGCTGGGACGGCTCACCCCTCACCGCCGCGGCCACGTCCGCCCTCGGCGCCGCGACCCTCGTCGCCGGAGCCGCCCACCACCTCGACCTCCCCGAGATCCCCCCGCACGCCGAACGCGTCCGCCTCGGCAGCCTCGACCTCGCCGCCCGCCGCATCGCCGCGCACCGCGGCACCGCCGTGGTCCTCGCCGACGGCGACCCCGGCTTCTTCGGCGTCGTCCGCACCCTGCGCGCGCCCGAACACGGCCTGGAGGTCGAGGTCGTCCCCGCCGTCTCCAACGTGGCCGCCGCCTTCGCCCGCGCCGGGATGCCCTGGGACGACGCCCAGATCGTCGTCGCCCACCCGCGAACGCTGCGCCGCGCCGTGAACGTCTGCCGCGCCCACCCCAAGGTCGCCGTCCTCACCTCCCCCGGCGCGGGCCCCGCCGAACTCGCCCTGCTGCTCGAAGGGGTCCACCGCACCTTCGTCATCTGCGAGGAACTCGGCACCGCGCGCGAACAGGTCACCGTCCTCACCTCCGACAAGGCCGCCGACCACCTCTGGCGCGACCCCAATGTGGTGATCGTGATCGGCGGGGCCGCCGCCCCGGACGGCGGACGCGGCACCTGGATCGCGGGCCGCGACCCCGGCGGCACCGGCGGCCGGGGCTGGGCACAGCCCCTGCCCGCCGACCCCGCCGCACCCGCCTCCGCGGGGGACGCGGAGCAGTTGCGCGCCCTCCAACTGGCCCGGACCGGACCGCGTACCGGCGACCTCGTCTGGGACATCGGCTCCGGCTCCGGGGCCTTCGCCACCGACGCCGCCCGCTTCGGCGCGGCCGTCATCGCCATCGACACCGACCGGGCCGCCTGCGCCCGCACCGACGCCGCGGCGCGCCGCGCCGGAGTCCATGTCCAGGTGGTGCACGGGCACGCGCCCCAGGTACTGGAACGGCTGCCCGAACCCGACGTCGTCCGGATCGGCTCCGGCGGCGCCCCCGTCGTCACCGCCTGTACCGACCGCAGACCCCAGCGGATCGTCGCCCACGCCTCCACCCGGGACGAGGCCGAGGCCATCGGCGCCGCCCTGACGGCGGGCGGCTACACCGTCACCTGCGCCCTGCTCCAGTCCGTCGAACTCGACCCGGTGGGCTGGGCGGAACGCGAGCGCTCCGTGGTTTTCCTGCTCTCCGGGACCCGGGCCGATCACGTCCCGTGATCCCGAATGTCCGTGGTGCGGGGTAGGCTGGCCGATCGTTGTACCGCACCCCCGCCGTACGTCGTCCACGGTCGCCGACGGTCCGGGGGAGCCGGAAAAGCAGTGCCGACACCGCGCCGGTCTGTGGTACTTCGGAGCCGGGGGAGGCGCGACGTGGCGCACCCCACAGCGGACCGTGGCGGATCTCCCCGCCACGGCGGCGAACGGCCGCGAGAATGCTGGGAGTCCGCGGACGATCGTGCCGCGTGGCGTGCCCGCTCGTTCTCATCGACGGGCGTCCGGTGCGCCGCGGCCGGCCGACCGGACGACGGGCGAAGGATTCACAACCGATGGGCGAGGGGTACGCATGACCGACACCGGCCAGGTCCCGGGCGAGGGACAGCCGGAGAACGCAGGCGTGGTGGGGCAGCAGCCGGGGGTTCCCGGCGGTGACGCCTACACCTTCCTGGAACCCTCCGGCCACCTTCCCGACGAGGACGATCTGCTGCTGATGCCGGGCGCGCAGGGGGCCTGGATCGACCCCCAGGCGGTGCAGTCGCTCCAGCACGGCCCGCAGAGCGGACAGGTGCGGCTCCCGGTGGACCGGACCGGGCAGGTGCCCGTCGGCGCGCATCCGCAGATCCCCGAGCAGTACGTGCCCGTCCCGGCGGCGCAGCCGATGCCCGGACAGCAGCAGGTTCCGGTCGCCCCGGACCTGGTGCCCGCCCCGGAGCTGGCCGCGCCGACCGATCTGGGCGCCCCCGACGCCGCCGTGCCGCCGCAGCCCGTGATCCCGGCGCAGGCCACGGCCCCGCCGCAGCCCGCCGGTGCTCCGGCGGCCCCCGCCGCGCCGCCCGTCGGCACGACGGCCCCGGTGCCGCCGGCCGCGCGGCGCCCCCTGCACATGGGCCCGCCGCTGCCGGACACCACCGGCGGTGTCGTGCGCTCGCTCGCCGACCGGGGGCCCGCCGGGGTCGCCCCGCACCCGCTGACCGTGCAGAACACCGCTGTCGCTGCGCCACCCGCCGTCGAGCACGTCGAGCACGTCGATCACGCTGGGTCCATCGAGCCCATTGAGTACGCAGGCGTCCCGCAGGGGGAGCCCGTGGTGCTGCCGGGGCCCCAGCTCGGGGAGATTCCGCCGCAGCCCGGCGCTCCCTGGGGTCCGCAGGCCCCGCAGCAGGCCGTTCCCGTGCCCGAGCCCGCGCCGGAGCCGGTGCCGCCCGTTCCGGCGGAGGCGGTCGCCGCCGAGCCGGTGCCGTCCGCGCCCGCCGCCCCGGTTGCCCCGGTCGCCCCGGTCGAGGAGCCCGCCGATCCCGCTGGCGTTCCGGCGGTCGAGGAGGCGGCCCCGGAGGCCGTCGCGCCCGAGGCCGTGATGGCCGAGCCCGCCGCGACGGGGACCGCCGCGCCCGAGGCCGTCCTCGTGGAGGCGCAGCCGGTGGCGCCGGAGGAGTCGGCTCCCGAGGCCGCCGCCGAGCAGCAGCCGGTCCCGGCCGAACAGCCGGAACCGGCCCAGCCGGTGGCGCAGCCGGAGCGGACCGGGCCGGTGGTACCGGAGGAGGCCCCGGAGGCTGTGGCGCCCGAGGCGGTGGCCCCGGAAGAGGCCGCCCCCGAGGCAGCGCCCGGACCCGCGCCGGAGGCCGTGTCCGAGGTGCCCGACCCGCCCGTGACGGTGGAGGCCGTGGAGGCCGAGCCGGAGCCGGTGCCCGTTCCCGTGGCCGCGCCCGAGCCGGTGTTTGAGCAGGCGCCTGAGCCTGAGCCGCAGGCCGAGGCCGTTGTCGTTGTCGTCGCCGCCGAGCTGCCCGAGGCCGCCGAGGCGGCCGAGCCGGGGGAACCGGTGGAGGGACCGGAGGCCGCCGTCGAGGTGGCCGAGCCCGCCCTCGTTCCCGTGGCCGAGCCCGAGGCCGAGCCGGTACCTGTCGTGGCGGTTGAGCAGCCGGTGGCGGTGGAGGCCGCGCCCGCCGCGGTCGTCGCCGAGGCGGACGTCTCCGTTCCGCAGCCCCCCGCCGAGCCCGCGGAGCAGCCGGTGCCGGAGGCGGAAGCCGAGGTCGTCGCCGAGGTCGTGTCCGAGCCCGAGTCCGTCGTCCCCGAGCAGGCACCCGAGCAGGCGCCGGCCCCTGAGCCCGAGCCGGGGGCTATGCCGGAGCCGGGGCCCGTGTCCGAGCCCGAGGAGATCCCCGCCCCGGCCCGGAGCGCCCCCGCGCCCGGATACGACGACGCCGAGCGCGAGGCCGTGCTCCGCGTCATGCGGGAACGGCGGGACATCCGCAACGGCTTCCGCGGCGACCCCATCCCGCACGAGGTGCTGCTGCGGGTCCTGGAGGCCGCGCACACCGCGCCGAGCGTGGGCCACTCCCAGCCCTGGGACTTCGTCGTCATCCGCTCCGCCGAGACCCGCAGCACGATGCACGAACTCGCCCAGCGCCAGCGGGACGCGTACGCGAAGACGCTGCCGAAGGGCCGGGCGAAGCAGTTCAAGGAACTGAAGATCGAGGCGATCCTCGAAACGCCCGTCAACATCGTCGTCACCGCCGACCCGACCCGCGGCGGCAGGCACACCCTGGGCCGTCACACCCAGCCGCAGATGGCCCCGTACTCCTCGGCCCTGGCCGTCGAGAACCTGTGGCTCGCCGCGCGCGCCGAGGGCCTGGGCGTGGGCTGGGTCAGCTTCTTCGACGAGCGCGAGATGGTCCGGGCGCTGGGACTGCCCGAGCACCTGGAGGTCGTGGCGTATCTGTGCGTCGGATACGTCGACGAGTTCCCCGAGGAGCCCGAGCTGACGCAGGCCGGGTGGTCCAAGCGCCGCCCGCTGTCCTGGGTCGTCCACGAGGAGACGTACGGCCGCCGCGCCCTGCCCGGCGAGGAGCCGCACGACCTGCTCCAGGAGACCGTCGCCAATATCCGTCCACTGGACGCGAAGGCGCTCGGTGAGGCGTGGGAGCGGCAGAAGCGGATGACCAAGCCCGCCGGGGCGCTGGGCATGCTGGAGATCATCTCCGCGCAGCTCAGCGGCCTGTCCCGGGTCTGCCCGCCGCCGATCCCGGAGCCCGCCGCCGTCGCGGTCTTCGCCGGTGACCACGGGGTGCACGCCCAGGGCGTCACCGCCTGGCCCCAGGAGGTGACCGGCCAGATGGTCGCGAACTTCCTCGGCGGGGGAGCGGTCTGCAACGCCTTCGCCCACCAGGTCGGCGCGGAGGTCTGCGTCATCGATGTCGGCGTCGCCTCCGAGCTGCCCGCGACGCCGGGGCTGCTGCCGCGCAAGGTCCGCCCCGGAACCGCGGACTTCACGACGGGCCCCGCGATGACCCGCGAGGAGACCCTGGCGGCGATCGATGTCGGCATCGAGACCGCGCGCGACCTGGTGGCGGCGGGGAACCGCGCGCTGCTCACCGGGGAGATGGGCATCGCCAACACGACGGTCTCGTCCGCGCTGATCTCGGTCTTCACCGGGGTCGACCCCGGTGAGATCACCGGCCGGGGCACGGGCATCAACGACGAGATGCACGCCCGTAAGGTGGACGTCGTCCGGCGCGCGCTGGAACTGCACGCCCCGGACCCCGCCGACCCCGTGGGCGTGCTCGCCGCGGTCGGCGGGCTGGAGCACGCGGCGATGGTCGGCCTGATCCTGGGCGGCGCCTCGCTGCGGACGCCGGTCGTCCTGGACGGAGTCTCGGCCGGCGCGGCGGCCCTCGCCGCCCGCGCCATCGCCCCCGAGTCCCTCGCCGCCTGCATCGCCGGTCACCGCAGCGCCGAACCCGGCCACGTCGCCGCCCTCAACAAACTCGGCCTCCGCCCGCTGGTCGATCTCGACCTCAGGCTGGGGGAGGGGACGGGTGCGTTGCTCGCGCTTCCGCTGGTGCAGAGCGCTGCGCGGGCGATGCATGAGGTGGCGACGTTCGACTCGGCGGGCGTCACCGAGAAGTAGCTCCTGGGTGTGCCTCTGCGCCTCCGCGCCCCCGTGAAATCAGCCTCGTGGGGGTGCCTGAAAGTCAGCCTCGCCGGCGTTTGAGGAGCGGGGGCTCGGGGGCTGGCCCCCGACAACGGGCCCGCAAATTTCGGCCTCGTGGGGTGTGTCCTCTCTGGGGGGTTGCCCCCGCGCAAAATCCAGCCTCGCCGGCGTTTGAGGAGCGGGGGTTCGGGGGCTGGCCCCCGACGATGGGGCCGCGCGGGGGTTCGTCGGCTTGCGCGTCGGGCGTGCGTTGGGTGCGGGGTCCGTCCTCAATCGCCGGACGGGCTTGTTTTGCTCGGGTCACCCGTCAGGTGCGGGGGTGGGGGCCTCCGGGCTCGACTCCTCAGGGCCGGCAGACCGGACGTCCGATGTCCGGATGCGGGTGATTCTCCGCCGGTCCCTTACGGGGACGACCCTGCACCCCCCACCACGGGGAGACGGCCACTCGGTGCGGGAAGTGGTCACAGTCCCGCCCGGCTGGGAGACGGACAGCCTCGGGTCCCGCCACAGGGACCAGCCCGCCCGGTGCGGGAAGCGGGCACGCTCCCGTCCGGTGGGAGACGGACGGCCTCGTCCACACCGGGTGGGACGACCTGCACCCCCACCATGGGCAGACGGCCGCCCGGTACCGGAAGTGGGCACACCCCGCCCGGTGGGAAGGGGGAGCCGCAGGGTCCCTCCCGTGCGCAGTCGGCACACTCCCGCCCGGTGGGAGAGGACCGCCACGGGCCCCGCCACGGGGGACGCGTGCCCCGCCCGGAGGGTGAGCCGCAGCAGGTCAGGGCCCCCGGCCCCGGGCCGGGAAGAGGCGCGGGACACCGTAGAGTTGCCCGTGCAACGCCCGCTTCGCCGCCTCGGCGGCCCCGCCCGCCAGGAGCCCCACCGCGATGGCCGATCACCCCGTCTACCCCGTCGGACTCCGCCTCGCCGGTCGCCGCGTCGTCGTCCTCGGTGGCGGACAGGTCGCCCAGCGCCGCCTCCCCGCACTGCTCGCGGCGGGCGCGGACATCGTCCTGGTCTCCCCGTCGGCCACCCCCTCCGTGGAGGCGATGGCGACCTCGGGCGAGATCCACTGGGAGCGCCGCCGGTACGCCGAAGGCGACCTCGCCGGAGCCTGGTACGCCCTGATCGCGACCACCGACCCGGAGGCCAACACCCGTGCCTCCGCCGAGGCCGAGCGCTCCCGCGTCTGGTGCGTACGCGCGGACGACGCGCACGCGGCCACCGCCTGGACCCCGGCCACCGGCCGCTCCGAGGGCGTCACGGTCGCCGTGCTCACCACGGAACCCGAAGGCCGTGACCCGCGCCGCTCCGCCGCTCTGCGGGACGCGATCGTGGAGGGCCTGCGGGACGGCACGCTCAGCGCCCCCCAGCACCGCACCCGCGTCCCCGGTGTCGCCCTCGTCGGCGGTGGTCCCGGCGACCCGGACCTGATCACGGTCCGGGGCCGCCGCCTCCTCGCCGAGGCGGATGTCGTCGTCGCGGACCGCCTCGGCCCCCGCGACCTCCTCGCGGAGCTGCCGCCGCATGTCGAGGTGATCGACGCGGCGAAGATCCCGTACGGCCGGTTCATGGCCCAGGAGGCGATCAACGCCGCGCTGATCGAGCACGCCAGGGCGGGCCGGGCCGTGGTCCGGCTCAAGGGCGGCGACCCCTTTGTCTTCGGCCGCGGCATGGAGGAGGCGGAAGCCCTCGCCGAGGCCGGAATCCCCTGCACCGTGGTGCCGGGGATCTCCAGCTCGATCAGTGTGCCGGGCGCGGTCGGCATCCCGGTCACCCACCGGGGTGTCGCCCATGAGTTCGCCGTGGTCAGTGGCCATGTCGCCCCGGACGACGACCGTTCTCTCGTGGACTGGCCCGCGCTCGCCCGGCTCCGTGGCACCCTGGTGGTGCTGATGGGGGTCGACAAGATCGGGGCGATCGCCCAGACCCTGGTGGCGAACGGCCGCGAGCCGCACACCCCCGTGGCCCTGATCCAGGAGGGCACGACCGCCGCCCAGCGCCGGGTGGACGCGACCCTCGCCACCGTCGCCGACACGGTCGTCGCCGAGGGCATCCGTCCCCCGGCGGTCATCGTCATCGGCGAGGTGGTCGCCCTCGGCGGCACGCTCCGGACGACTTCGTAACCATCGGTAACACGCCTGGTTCGGGCGTTGGCACCACCCCTGCGGGAAGGCAGTATCACCCTGTGGCCGATCTCATCACCATCGAGGACCCCGACGACCCCCGTCTGCGCGACTACACGGGCCTGACGGACGTCGAGCTGCGCCGCAGACGCGAACCCGCCGAGGGGCTGTTCATCGCCGAGGGCGAGAAGGTCATCCGGCGGGCCAAGGACGCGGGCTACGCGATGCGGTCGATGCTGCTCTCGTCCAAGTGGGTCGACGCCATGCGGGACGTCATCGACGAGCTGCCCGCGCCCGTGTACGCGGTCAGCCCGGAGCTGGCGGAGCGGGTCACCGGCTACCACGTGCACCGGGGAGCCCTCGCGTCCATGCAGCGCAAGCCGGAGCCGGACGCGGCCGAGCTGCTGGCCGGGGCCCGCCGGGTGGCGATCATGGAAGCCGTCAACGACCACACCAACATCGGCGCGATCTTCCGGAGCGCGGCAGCCCTCGGCATGGACGCGGTGCTGCTCTCCCCGGACTGCGCCGACCCCCTCTACCGCCGTTCCGTGAAGGTCTCGATGGGCGCCGTCTTCTCCGTGCCGTACGCGCGGCTCGACGGCTGGCCCAAGGGGCTCGAAGGGGTCCGCGAGGCGGGCTTCACCCTGCTCGCCCTGACCCCGCACGAGAAGGCCGCGCCGATCGACGAGGTCGCGCCGCACCGGCTCGACCGGGTCGCGCTGATGCTCGGCGCGGAGGGCGAGGGGCTGTCCCGCCGGGCGCTGATGGCGGCGGACGAGTGGGTCCGCATCCCGATGGCGCACGGTGTGGACTCGCTCAATGTGGGGGCCGCCGCGGCGGTGGCCTTCTACGCCGTCACCGCGGGCCGCCCCCCGGCCTGACCCGGAGGGCGTGCGGAGCCGGACCGCCGCGCTCTACAACTGCTGGGCCGCCGCGATCCCCAGCGCCACGATCAGGGTCACGACCACGAAGACCACGATCCGCTGGCGCAGCAGCCGGGGGTTGGCGGGCCGCCGCCCCGTCGACGTCGTCCGGCCGCCGGGGCCGGGACGGGCCCCCGAGCGCGCCGGGGGATACGGCCGGGGGCGGGAGCCACCGGTGCGCGCGGGCTTCGGGCGCGCGGGCCCGGTGCGCCGCTCCCCGGCGCGGTCGAGACGCTCGGTGCGCTCGCCCCGGTCGAGCCGTTCGGTCCGGGCGGCAGCGGCGGCCCTGCCGGGCCGCTCCGGGTAGCGCGTGGTCGGCCGGTCGGCGTCGATCCGCTCGCGCGGCGCCGGGGGCCGGACCTCCACCAGCCCCTGGGCCTCCCGCGCCGCGATCTCCTTGAGCCGCATGGAGAGCTGAAGGGTGCTGGGACGGTCCTCGGGGTCCTTCGCCAGACAGGCCCGCAGCAACGGGGCCAGCGCGTCCGGTACGCCGTGGAGCTGCGGCTCCTC
The nucleotide sequence above comes from Streptomyces clavuligerus. Encoded proteins:
- the cobT gene encoding nicotinate-nucleotide--dimethylbenzimidazole phosphoribosyltransferase, which produces MTDTGQVPGEGQPENAGVVGQQPGVPGGDAYTFLEPSGHLPDEDDLLLMPGAQGAWIDPQAVQSLQHGPQSGQVRLPVDRTGQVPVGAHPQIPEQYVPVPAAQPMPGQQQVPVAPDLVPAPELAAPTDLGAPDAAVPPQPVIPAQATAPPQPAGAPAAPAAPPVGTTAPVPPAARRPLHMGPPLPDTTGGVVRSLADRGPAGVAPHPLTVQNTAVAAPPAVEHVEHVDHAGSIEPIEYAGVPQGEPVVLPGPQLGEIPPQPGAPWGPQAPQQAVPVPEPAPEPVPPVPAEAVAAEPVPSAPAAPVAPVAPVEEPADPAGVPAVEEAAPEAVAPEAVMAEPAATGTAAPEAVLVEAQPVAPEESAPEAAAEQQPVPAEQPEPAQPVAQPERTGPVVPEEAPEAVAPEAVAPEEAAPEAAPGPAPEAVSEVPDPPVTVEAVEAEPEPVPVPVAAPEPVFEQAPEPEPQAEAVVVVVAAELPEAAEAAEPGEPVEGPEAAVEVAEPALVPVAEPEAEPVPVVAVEQPVAVEAAPAAVVAEADVSVPQPPAEPAEQPVPEAEAEVVAEVVSEPESVVPEQAPEQAPAPEPEPGAMPEPGPVSEPEEIPAPARSAPAPGYDDAEREAVLRVMRERRDIRNGFRGDPIPHEVLLRVLEAAHTAPSVGHSQPWDFVVIRSAETRSTMHELAQRQRDAYAKTLPKGRAKQFKELKIEAILETPVNIVVTADPTRGGRHTLGRHTQPQMAPYSSALAVENLWLAARAEGLGVGWVSFFDEREMVRALGLPEHLEVVAYLCVGYVDEFPEEPELTQAGWSKRRPLSWVVHEETYGRRALPGEEPHDLLQETVANIRPLDAKALGEAWERQKRMTKPAGALGMLEIISAQLSGLSRVCPPPIPEPAAVAVFAGDHGVHAQGVTAWPQEVTGQMVANFLGGGAVCNAFAHQVGAEVCVIDVGVASELPATPGLLPRKVRPGTADFTTGPAMTREETLAAIDVGIETARDLVAAGNRALLTGEMGIANTTVSSALISVFTGVDPGEITGRGTGINDEMHARKVDVVRRALELHAPDPADPVGVLAAVGGLEHAAMVGLILGGASLRTPVVLDGVSAGAAALAARAIAPESLAACIAGHRSAEPGHVAALNKLGLRPLVDLDLRLGEGTGALLALPLVQSAARAMHEVATFDSAGVTEK
- a CDS encoding GNAT family N-acetyltransferase, whose protein sequence is MTLTFPDVSISTERLVLRPFEEADIPAYTEMMNDEQITAWTTAPHPYTTADAERWVRGAAPARRSGGRGIALAVTEFLTQRLVGAVQLRDTDWRTRATEAAYVTAPWARGEGYATEALLATAKWLFRDQGFERLELRTPADNTAGQQVAQKTGAISEGVLRNAWIARTRTEDGGWTAIRTDLIVWSLLPEDLEGGAEDLADFGYASFTELS
- a CDS encoding methionine ABC transporter permease, coding for MTWSEMWPLLEQACWDTLYMVGWSTAIAVVAGLPLGILLVLTDRGGLLGNVVVNKVLGEIVNVTRSMPFIILMVALFPFTKAIAGTTIGREGAIVPLAIGAIPFFARLVETSVREVDHGLVEAVQSMGGSTWTVVRKVLVPESLPSLIAGATTTVIALIGYSAMAGAVGAGGLGDIAIRYGYMRFETELMWITVAILAVVISLIQLAGDLTARRLYGRGRGGPAPKLRLLRNAKPLLTPAEATAEPAAEPTRIS
- the cbiE gene encoding precorrin-6y C5,15-methyltransferase (decarboxylating) subunit CbiE, whose translation is MADRVTVIGWDGSPLTAAATSALGAATLVAGAAHHLDLPEIPPHAERVRLGSLDLAARRIAAHRGTAVVLADGDPGFFGVVRTLRAPEHGLEVEVVPAVSNVAAAFARAGMPWDDAQIVVAHPRTLRRAVNVCRAHPKVAVLTSPGAGPAELALLLEGVHRTFVICEELGTAREQVTVLTSDKAADHLWRDPNVVIVIGGAAAPDGGRGTWIAGRDPGGTGGRGWAQPLPADPAAPASAGDAEQLRALQLARTGPRTGDLVWDIGSGSGAFATDAARFGAAVIAIDTDRAACARTDAAARRAGVHVQVVHGHAPQVLERLPEPDVVRIGSGGAPVVTACTDRRPQRIVAHASTRDEAEAIGAALTAGGYTVTCALLQSVELDPVGWAERERSVVFLLSGTRADHVP
- a CDS encoding methionine ABC transporter ATP-binding protein encodes the protein MITTTGLTKVYRSRGRETTALDGVDLHVRQGEVFGVIGQSGAGKSSLIRCVNLLERPTSGTVTVDGQELTALAGRGARAGKELRAARSRIGMVFQHFNLLSSRTVQDNVELPLEILGHSGADRSRRALELLDLVGLADKAKSYPGQLSGGQKQRVGIARALAGEPKVLLSDEATSALDPETTRSILQLLRDLNERLGLTVLLITHEMDVVKTVCDSAALMERGRIVESGTVSELLATPGSELAAALFPVSGDASASDRTVVDVTFHGDAATQPVISQLSRTYNIDISILGAAMDTVGGKQVGRMRIELPGRFEENVVPIGFLRERGLQVEVAATTAEEGAK
- the cobA gene encoding uroporphyrinogen-III C-methyltransferase, with the protein product MADHPVYPVGLRLAGRRVVVLGGGQVAQRRLPALLAAGADIVLVSPSATPSVEAMATSGEIHWERRRYAEGDLAGAWYALIATTDPEANTRASAEAERSRVWCVRADDAHAATAWTPATGRSEGVTVAVLTTEPEGRDPRRSAALRDAIVEGLRDGTLSAPQHRTRVPGVALVGGGPGDPDLITVRGRRLLAEADVVVADRLGPRDLLAELPPHVEVIDAAKIPYGRFMAQEAINAALIEHARAGRAVVRLKGGDPFVFGRGMEEAEALAEAGIPCTVVPGISSSISVPGAVGIPVTHRGVAHEFAVVSGHVAPDDDRSLVDWPALARLRGTLVVLMGVDKIGAIAQTLVANGREPHTPVALIQEGTTAAQRRVDATLATVADTVVAEGIRPPAVIVIGEVVALGGTLRTTS
- a CDS encoding MetQ/NlpA family ABC transporter substrate-binding protein — translated: MRNTTKITAAVLAAGALTLGLTGCSSADDENLVVAATSVPHAEILGFVKDELAAKEDLKLEVKEFTDYTTINTATQDGQVDANFFQHKPYLDDFNKKNKTTIVPLVTVHLEPLGLFSKKADSIADLKDGATVAVPNDTTNEARALRLLEQNGLIKLKPGTGAEATPKDIAENPKNLKIKEVEAAQTPRVLGEVDAAVINGNYAVEAKLSPKKDSIALESAENNPYGNFLAVKKGDENDEQVKKLAKLLSSPEVKKFIEDTYDGSVIPAV